From Rutidosis leptorrhynchoides isolate AG116_Rl617_1_P2 chromosome 3, CSIRO_AGI_Rlap_v1, whole genome shotgun sequence, a single genomic window includes:
- the LOC139895780 gene encoding uncharacterized protein, with protein sequence MRRGRSKNPIAIVIVFVLISCFLVLILSVLRLPDASSGNNSNTSIKLDQISKFAGNNVMIGKFGEMMIEMLPQDLSFTIFIPSENAFEHDLKLNVNDSLVGEKANDTYAILTRVLSFTVVPWKIVSKSVRYGEEIVCDSLSGFKLYVSKDADEMLVVNSVRSKRVDLRKGEMVIHVMDSVIMEAEFEQSVRPDDDEDQD encoded by the coding sequence ATGAGACGAGGGAGATCAAAGAACCCGATAGCGATTGTTATCGTATTCGTTTTAATTTCATGTTTTTTGGTTTTGATCCTTTCTGTTCTTAGGCTCCCAGATGCATCATCTGGTAATAACTCCAACACTTCAATCAAACTCGATCAAATTAGCAAATTTGCAGGTAACAATGTCATGATAGGAAAATTTGGTGAAATGATGATCGAAATGCTGCCTCAAGATCTTTCATTTACTATATTCATTCCATCAGAAAACGCATTTGAGCATGATTTGAAATTGAATGTTAATGATAGTCTGGTGGGTGAGAAAGCCAATGATACGTACGCAATACTTACGCGTGTATTGAGCTTCACAGTTGTCCCTTGGAAAATCGTTTCGAAATCTGTACGATATGGTGAAGAGATAGTTTGTGATTCGTTATCGGGTTTTAAATTATATGTATCAAAAGATGCAGATGAAATGCTTGTGGTTAACAGTGTTAGATCAAAACGTGTAGATTTGAGGAAGGGGGAGATGGTTATACATGTTATGGATAGCGTGATTATGGAAGCTGAGTTTGAGCAATCTGTTCGacctgatgatgatgaagatcaaGACTAA
- the LOC139895781 gene encoding WUSCHEL-related homeobox 5 → MDEGMSGFGLKTSRGGGAAASGAKCGRWNPTNEQVKVLTDLFRSGLRTPTTDQIQKISSQLSFYGKIESKNVFYWFQNHKARERQKRRRVYVEHDQNDLNVAKQDFADMTDSEKVIETLQLFPVNSLDFSAHQPAEKARVFTNAECKENTSPYMKMYTCGTEMENHYHCRPSLDLRLSFM, encoded by the exons ATGGATGAGGGAATGTCAGGCTTTGGTCTCAAAACTAGTCGTGGTGGTGGCGCCGCCGCTAGTGGCGCTAAGTGTGGTAGATGGAACCCGACCAACGAACAAGTCAAAGTCTTGACAGATTTGTTCAGGTCGGGTTTACGAACCCCTACCACTGATCAAATACAAAAAATATCTTCCCAGTTGAGTTTTTATGGAAAGATAGAGAGTAAAAATGTTTTTTACTGGTTTCAAAATCATAAGGCTAGGGAAAGACAAAAACGTCGCCGCGTTTATGTTGAACATGATCAAAATGACCTTAATGTTGCAAAACAAG ATTTTGCTGATATGACGGATTCAGAAAAGGTGATTGAGACGTTGCAGCTTTTTCCTGTGAACTCACTTGACTTTTCTGCTCATCAGCCAGCTGAAAAGGCAAGAGTGTTCACAAACGCTGAATGTAAAGAAAACACGTCGCCATACATGAAGATGTATACATGTGGAACGGAAATGGAAAATCATTATCATTGTCGACCATCTTTAGATCTACGTTTAAGTTTCATGTAA
- the LOC139895779 gene encoding protein ENHANCED PSEUDOMONAS SUSCEPTIBILITY 1 has translation MPCEPTMTTLTQIISKTTVYPTTKSTLPNLKLSTSDLPMLSCHYIQKGNLFLQPPIPFSDLVHRLKQSLSITLTHFPPLAGRLVTDSNGYIYITCNDFGAQFVHANATHVSVNDIVSSLHVPDVIKTFFAFDRMVSYDGQFNPILAVQVTELNDGVFIGFSVNHAVVDGTSLWNFINTFAEICNKGLNLKQKQPSFERDSIMISPAVLKIPDGGLKVTFDEHAPLCERVFSFSRESILKLKNTTNNRKKLSCYGNGEINVNAVEIMGKQKNDIPINDSVTELIGNWIRNAVVTKPQPVSEISSFQSVCALLWRAVTRARKFENSKTTTFRMAVNCRHRLEPKLDPYYFGNAIQSIPTYATAGDVLSHDLKWCAEQLNKNVLSHDDTMVRRFVNNWEMDPKCFPLGNPDGAMLTMGSSPRFPMFDNDFGWGKPVAVRSGRANKFDGKISAFPGKDGGGSVDLEVVLSPETMAELELDSEFMQYVSGLTC, from the coding sequence ATGCCTTGTGAACCAACAATGACAACTCTCACTCAAATCATTTCAAAAACAACCGTTTATCCGACAACTAAATCCACTCTTCCAAACCTTAAACTATCTACTTCGGATCTTCCTATGTTATCCTGTCACTACATCCAAAAAGGTAACCTCTTCCTCCAACCACCAATTCCGTTCTCCGACCTCGTACATCGTCTCAAACAATCCCTCTCAATCACCCTCACTCACTTCCCTCCACTCGCCGGCCGTCTCGTAACCGATTCCAATGGTTACATCTACATCACGTGTAACGACTTCGGTGCACAATTCGTGCACGCGAATGCAACTCATGTAAGTGTAAACGACATCGTTTCATCTCTCCATGTTCCCGATGTTATTAAAACGTTCTTCGCGTTTGATAGAATGGTTAGTTACGACGGGCAGTTTAACCCAATTTTAGCGGTTCAAGTAACCGAGCTAAACGACGGCGTTTTTATTGGGTTTTCCGTAAATCACGCGGTTGTTGATGGAACATCGTTATGGAATTTTATTAATACGTTTGCCGAAATATGTAATAAGGGTTTGAATTTAAAACAGAAACAACCGAGCTTTGAACGTGACTCGATTATGATCTCACCAGCGGTGTTAAAAATCCCGGATGGTGGCCTGAAAGTGACGTTTGACGAACACGCGCCATTGTGCGAGCGCGTGTTTAGTTTTAGTAGAGAATCAATATTGAAACTGAAAAACACCACAAACAACAGGAAAAAATTAAGTTGTTACGGAAACGGAGAAATTAACGTTAACGCCGTTGAAATAATGGGGAAACAGAAAAATGATATTCCAATTAACGATTCAGTAACGGAGTTAATTGGTAATTGGATACGAAACGCAGTTGTAACAAAACCCCAACCCGTTTCTGAAATTTCATCTTTTCAATCAGTTTGTGCGTTGTTATGGCGTGCGGTAACACGTGCAAGAAAATTCGAAAATAGTAAAACGACAACGTTTCGAATGGCGGTTAATTGTAGACACAGACTTGAACCGAAACTTGACCCGTATTATTTCGGTAATGCGATACAAAGCATTCCGACATACGCGACAGCTGGCGATGTGTTATCGCATGATTTGAAATGGTGTGCAGAACAATTGAATAAAAATGTTTTGTCTCATGACGACACGATGGTACGTCGTTTTGTGAATAATTGGGAAATGGATCCGAAGTGTTTTCCGTTGGGTAACCCAGATGGAGCTATGTTGACGATGGGGAGTTCACCGAGGTTTCCGATGTTTGATAATGATTTTGGGTGGGGGAAACCGGTGGCGGTGAGAAGTGGGAGGGCGAATAAGTTTGATGGGAAGATATCGGCGTTTCCCGGGAAGGATGGTGGTGGGAGTGTGGATTTGGAGGTGGTGCTTTCGCCGGAAACAATGGCGGAATTGGAATTGGATAGTGAGTTTATGCAGTATGTTTCAGGGTTGACTTGTTGA